The Marmota flaviventris isolate mMarFla1 chromosome 5, mMarFla1.hap1, whole genome shotgun sequence genome includes the window tataaaatgaatatcatAGAATCAGAATATCATAGAATCAGATAACAAATTACTTGCTTTAGGACTATGAGTACCTGTTTTCCGCATATTGAAAAGCATGAGCATGATCACATAGTCATGGGTGGGTTTTATATCTATGTGGCCTTATTTCTCTGTTTGTAACAGGACAAGAAATACATGATGTCCAGgagttgttttctaaaatattctacTTCTAGGACCTAAGAATTAGCTTCCTAAGGGCTCCTTTAATGTCACgattcctcaggctgtagatgaagggaTTGACCAAGGGTGTCACCACTGTGAAGATGACAGTGGCCACAGTGTCTTGAACTGAGTAGGAGGATGAAGGGTGCATATAGACCCCCAAGATTGCCCCATAGAATAGGGAAACCACTGTGAGGTGGCACCCACAGGTGGACAGGGCTTTCCTTATCCCTTGGGCTGACGGCAACTTCAGCACATTAGAGAAGATGAAAGCATAGGAAACAATGATACATGTAAATGGTGTCATAAATATCAAACCACCCACAGTGAAGACCATCAAGTCATTGATAAAGGTATCAGAACAAGAGAGCTTGAGAATAGGGTAAGGGTCACAGAAGAAGTGGTGCACAGCATTGTTGGAACAAAAGGTGAGTTGAGTCATGAGAAGAGTGTGTAAGAGAGCATGCAGGTTGGTAATCATCCAAGATACAGCCACCAGAAGGACACAGAGTTTGGGCCTCATGATCAAGGAGTAGTGAAGTGGACAACAAATG containing:
- the LOC114106168 gene encoding olfactory receptor 1f45-like — its product is MDGKNQTMVTEFLLLGLSGKSQQEEVLCGLFLGMYLVTIIGNLLIILAISCDPHLHTPMYFFLANLSTVDICISSVTIPKMLVNHIVGSKSISYRECMSQIYFFITFSNMDGFLLSVMAYDRYVAICCPLHYSLIMRPKLCVLLVAVSWMITNLHALLHTLLMTQLTFCSNNAVHHFFCDPYPILKLSCSDTFINDLMVFTVGGLIFMTPFTCIIVSYAFIFSNVLKLPSAQGIRKALSTCGCHLTVVSLFYGAILGVYMHPSSSYSVQDTVATVIFTVVTPLVNPFIYSLRNRDIKGALRKLILRS